TTAGTCTCACTAATATGTAATCATGGTCCATGCTTTGTCTCGAAAATATCCTATGGAATTGTTTGCGGGCTTGTGAGCAATCCCTGTGATTAAGATACATCAAGCTCTTAACTGTGAACCAGGCCTTGTATATGTGGTGAACCCTCTTTGTTGAAATTttctatttaattcttaaatgatgcatcctcaaaaaagaaaaaggaagaagaagaagatgaggaagaagaaaaaagtacaGATGGGTTTTCCACCCCCTTCTATCTCCTAATCATAATGTGATGAGCATATAGGCTCATCTGGTCGAAGCCCAGCACATAAAGCCACAAATATAGGCCCAATCCGCTCGAAGCCCAACACATAAAGGCACAAATAATCCAAACACACCAACCGTCTGATCAGTGGCTCTTTCCTTGGTCCCGGACATCCATCATCTAACCCAAACCGTCCGATCAACAGAGATCAACGGCTCGATATACTTCCCACCTTCTATAAACCGCGGCCGCTCCAACCCTAGGGTTTCGCTATCCCATCCCATCTCCCCCGCTCGAGCTCTCCTCCGGGGACCGCGGCTGGTCTCTCCCTTCCTCGTTTCCCTCGAAATCCATCGCCATGGTAAGCAAATTGGAGTCCATCTCTCTCtcgatttttctctatttcttctaCATTATTCGTTTAATCCCTTCTCTGTTGGTCGCGATCCCTCTGTCAGATCATCCCCAAGAAGAATCGTCATGAGATATGCAAGTATCTCTTCCAAGGTGCGTTTTTAAGGATTAGGGTTTTAGATTTCAAAAGATCGTTCTTGATTCGATTtctgatttctttctttctttttttttttttttttgggtggggatCAGAGGGGGTTTTGTACGCGAAGAAGGATTACAACCTGGCGAAGCACCCTAATATCGATGTGCCGAACCTCCAGGTGATAAAGCTGATGCAGAGCTTCAAGTCGAGGGAGTACGTGAGGGAGACGTTCGCCTGGCAGCACTACTACTGGTACCTCACCAACGACGGCATCGAGTACCTCCGCACCTTCCTCAACCTCCCATCCGAGATCGTCCCCGCCACCCTCAAGAAGTCCGCCAAGGCCCCCTCCCGGCCCTTCGGCGCCGGCCCTCCCGGCGACCGCCCCAGGTACTAACCATCTCTGTTATAAAGAAGTGTTTTTGATTGAGTCTATGTTGTTTTATTCTGTAGTTTTTGACTTCTTGAtgactttattataatgtgtgtCTTGGGATAGGGGGCCGCCTCGCTTTGAGGGTGATAGGCCGAGGTTTGGAGATAGGGACGGCTACCGTGGTGGTCCTCGCGGTGCTCCAGGTGATTTTGGTGGGGATAAGAGTGGTGCTCCTCCAGAATTCCAGCCATCTTTTAGGGTAACCGCCTTTGCTTTGTCATCTCGTTGTAGAATTCTTTAATTTTATCGCACTTGTTTTTGTGCTTCCAAAAATTTGATTAAAGGCATTATATTTAATACAATTGGTATTGCAATATAGCTTGTTACTATTCATCACAGCACTAGCCTACAGAATGCTACTACTGTCTAAGCTTTCATCCTTAGTTACATACTGCTGCATATGTAACAAGTTCCGATTTGCGTTGCCAATGCGTAGTATGTTCACGTCTTCTCAATGAAATACCATAAGTCATATGATTATGTAGTTGAATGTGGATGTCATAGCATCTGGTATGGTTCATTGGGATGATTTTGTTATTGCCAATTGTCATTGGGTACTTCTAGTTCTTTCTTAATTA
Above is a genomic segment from Elaeis guineensis isolate ETL-2024a chromosome 1, EG11, whole genome shotgun sequence containing:
- the LOC105038368 gene encoding small ribosomal subunit protein eS10z, encoding MIIPKKNRHEICKYLFQEGVLYAKKDYNLAKHPNIDVPNLQVIKLMQSFKSREYVRETFAWQHYYWYLTNDGIEYLRTFLNLPSEIVPATLKKSAKAPSRPFGAGPPGDRPRGPPRFEGDRPRFGDRDGYRGGPRGAPGDFGGDKSGAPPEFQPSFRGTGGRPGFGRGSGGFGAGPASSME